The following DNA comes from Candidatus Omnitrophota bacterium.
TCTTTGGTTGAATCCCAGAAGTTGCCTATTTTCTCTATTGCCGGAGAGCCTTACAACGAACTCTTGGCCAGGATTGCCATTCAAGCTGAAATTGATATTATTATTTTAGGTGGCATGGGTTTAAAATATGATGATTACCTGTTTTTTAAAAACACTTTAGAACAGCACGGAGCTTTAAGCCGTTCAATATTTTTCATGCATACCGCATCCGATCCGGTAGTAGAATGCCTTCTGGTTCCGGATATCGCTTTGGCAGTAGCAGAAGATTTTGCTTTAAAAGGTAAGCGTGTGTTAGTTTTATTAAGCGACATGACCAATTTTGCCGATGCCTTAAAAGAGATATCCATAACTATGGAGCAGGTTCCTTCCAACCGTGGTTATCCTGGAGATCTTTACAGCCAGCTTGCCAGTCGTTATGAGAAAGCCGTGGATTTTGACACTGCAGGTTCTATTACGATTCTTGCGGCTACTACTATGCCGGGCGATGATGTAACGCATCCTGTGCCGGATAATACGGGTTATATTACCGAGGGCCAGTTTTATCTAAAAGGCGGGGTAATCGAACCCTTTGGTTCGTTGAGCCGGCTTAAACAGCAGGTAAACGGAAAAACTCGCGCCGACCACCGTACAATCATGGATACAATGATTCAGCTTTTTGCCAGTTACCGGGAGGCTCTGGAGAAACAGTCGATGGGGTTTCAGATGAGCGCCTGGGATAATAAACTGCTTAAATATGGTTTACTTTTTGAGAAGAACATGATGTCGCTTAAAGTAAATATTCCTTTGGAAAAAGCCCTGGATTTAGGTTGGCAGATTTTAAGCGATTGTTTTGTCCCTGAAGAGACCGGGATAAAGCTTTCCATTATCGAGCAATTCTGGCCTAAAAAGCAGTAGATAGAAAAATATGGGGACGGTTCTCTTTTTTAGAAATATTTTGTAATAAAAAAGAGAACCGTCCCCCAGATTCTAATTATGGCAAAGATAAAACTTACTAAAGGCGAATTAAAAAGGCAGCGTGATGCCTTAAAGCAGTTTGAGCGTTATCTTCCTACTCTGCAATTAAAAAAACAACAACTACAGCTTGAAATACTTCAACAAGGTTTAATTCTTGAGGAAAGAAAACAATTAATTTCTAAAAAAAAGCAGGCAATTGACTTTTGGATTGGTTTGCTTAGCGATGAAGCGGTTAATCTTAAGCCCTTCTTGTTGCCGCATAAAATAATTACTCATCCTAAAAATATAGCGGGAACGGATATTTTTGTTTTTGACCAAATAGAATTTACCGCGGCAGAGTACGATTTATTTACCATGCCTTTATGGGTTGACGCAGCTATTGATGCGTTTAGGGCAATTATTGTTTTGAAGGAAGAAATTATGGTGATTGAGCAGGGTATAGCTATATTGCGCCAGGAGTTGCGTATTACTACCCAAAGAGTAAATCTTTTTGAGAAGGTAAAGATTCCGGAAGCAGAAGAAAATATCCGTTTAATTAAAATTTATATCGGTGATCAGATGGCTAATGCAGTTGGCCGGTGTAAAATTGCCAAAAGAAAGATCGAAGAACTGGCCTTGGCAGGAGGATTAGCTTGATTGTACCCATGAAAAAAGTAGTAGTGGTTGCTCAAGGCAAAGACAGCTTAAACGCCGTAAGCAGCTTACGTAGGCTTGGGGTTTTGCATGTCGAGCATCAGCAGCCTCCCAAAGGTAAAGATGTCGACTCTCTGCTTGAGACAATCGCTTTGTTTAACCAGGCATTAAGTGTTCTGTTGGGAATAAAAACTGACCCACAACATATTTTTGTTGAGAAAGAAGTAACTGACGGGCAAAAAGTTAGCCGGCACATTATTGAGTTATATAAACATAAGGAACAATTAGCAGAATATTTCCGCACCATTTCTATACGCATTAAGCAATATGAAGAATGGGGTGATTTTGATCCGCAAGGCTTTACGGATTTAGCTAAACATAATATCTTTGCGGCACTTTTTCAGATACCACTTAAACAGCTTGATTCTCTTCCCGAGGATATTGTAATTAATAAGCTTTCTGTTAAAGGAGGGGTTGCTAATTGTATTCTCCTGCGTACGCGCCCAATAGATATTGGAATTAAAGAAATCCCTTTGCCTCAGATGAGCTTATCCCAAATGCTCAAACGACGAGAAGATGATAGCCAGAGTATCCGTGACATAGAGCAGCAGTTGACGGATCAACTTAGTTATGTAGTTTCTTTAAACAAAATTAAATCTGCCTTACAAAAAGAACTGGAGTTTCAGGAGACGCTAAGTGGTATGGGCCAGGCAGAGACGCTAACTTATATTAGCGGTTATATTCCTTCTGATAGCACAGAAAAATTGATTTTCTTGGCGCATCAGGAGCAATGGGCATTGGCAATAACCGAGCCTTACGAAACAGACACTGTTCCGACATTAATTCGTAATCCGCGCTGGATCTCAGTAGTTAGCCCGGTTTTTAAGTTTTTGGAAGTTTTTCCAGAATATCATGAGTGGGATATTAGCCCGGTTTTTATTTTCTTTTTTGGCCTTTTCTTCGGTATGCTTATTGGTGATGCCGGCTATGGTGCTGTTTATATGCTTTTGACTTTCTTGGTGCATAGAAAAATAGGCTCAAAAGTCAAAGATAAAACCATTTTTTTTCTCTTTTATTTATTGAGTTTATGCGCTATTATATGGGGGCTGTTAACCGGAACGTTCTTTGGACAGGAGTGGTT
Coding sequences within:
- a CDS encoding V-type ATP synthase subunit B; its protein translation is MQKVYTNIIQIAGDVITVEAEGVGYNDIAQITLRSGTSLAQVIRINGKRVSLQVFAGSRGISTGDKVRFLGHSMRVATGDNLLGRIFNGSGIPLDRGPELSENLVDIGAPPVNPVKRIIPNKMIRTGIPMVDVFNSLVESQKLPIFSIAGEPYNELLARIAIQAEIDIIILGGMGLKYDDYLFFKNTLEQHGALSRSIFFMHTASDPVVECLLVPDIALAVAEDFALKGKRVLVLLSDMTNFADALKEISITMEQVPSNRGYPGDLYSQLASRYEKAVDFDTAGSITILAATTMPGDDVTHPVPDNTGYITEGQFYLKGGVIEPFGSLSRLKQQVNGKTRADHRTIMDTMIQLFASYREALEKQSMGFQMSAWDNKLLKYGLLFEKNMMSLKVNIPLEKALDLGWQILSDCFVPEETGIKLSIIEQFWPKKQ
- a CDS encoding V-type ATP synthase subunit D, whose protein sequence is MAKIKLTKGELKRQRDALKQFERYLPTLQLKKQQLQLEILQQGLILEERKQLISKKKQAIDFWIGLLSDEAVNLKPFLLPHKIITHPKNIAGTDIFVFDQIEFTAAEYDLFTMPLWVDAAIDAFRAIIVLKEEIMVIEQGIAILRQELRITTQRVNLFEKVKIPEAEENIRLIKIYIGDQMANAVGRCKIAKRKIEELALAGGLA